One Papaver somniferum cultivar HN1 chromosome 10, ASM357369v1, whole genome shotgun sequence genomic window carries:
- the LOC113317014 gene encoding ATPase family AAA domain-containing protein At1g05910-like: MESNEGIRAASAPAPVRVSDRIRKAPKAYVNRSLIYYSPHTLNRRHKKSKSKTRTAASQIAKMLRPGAERNRLTNSVGTNLRRSTRKRKRSGQLRGYQTDSSASDDDLMRPAEFRTRKRVSRIASQDELSPSPRRKKVSDDKGIPRREGLRPRRSKMMSKQQQPYEGFEDGQDTSEERVGQDETENGNDVEDVGDGEEGEEEDVDDEEGEEEDEEEEEEEEEEEEEEEQDGRRRYDLRNRAEVRRLSPEKEGKQRQRSPRRVLHQGMSTKSNKDVRRGGNRVHKRNRVTRAEDSDDSLLVDELDQGPAIPWPRGGNRSGAPWLLGGGLDMHGATSWGLNVAASGWGHQSDAFASLTSGVQTAGPSSKGGADIQPLQVDESVSFDDIGGLSEYIDSLKEMVFFPLLYPDFFASYHITPPRGVLLCGPPGTGKTLIARALASAASKAGQKVSFYMRKGADVLSKWVGEAERQLKLLFEEAQRNQPSIIFFDEIDGLAPVRSSKQEQIHNSIVSTLLALMDGLDSRGQVVLIGATNRIDAIDGALRRPGRFDREFNFSLPGLEARAEILDIHTRKWEQPPSKELKTELAASCVGYCGADLKSLCTEAAIQAFREKYPQVYTSDDKFLIDVDSIKVEKYHFLQAMSTITPAAHRGSVVQSRPLSLVVAPCLQRHLQKVMGHISEAFPTLAASSDTIKFSVFSYGSAVPLVYRPRVLMCGDEGVGLDHIGPAVLHELEKFPVHSLGLPSLLSDPSAKTPEEALVHIFGEARRTPPSILYLPQFQLWWETAHGQLKAVLLSLLEELPSDFPILLLGTSSVPLDQLDEEASSVFAPRNVYQLEKPTSEDRSLFFDRLVEAVVSILSEGTTSKSEELKSLPELPKVPKAPSGPKASELKAQAEAEQHALRRLRMCLRDVCNRILYDKRFSAFHYPVLEEEAPNYRTIVQNPMDVATLLQRVDCGQYITCSAFAVDVELILTNAKAYNGEDYTGARIVSRAYELRDAVQGMLSQMDPALIKFCDKIASQGGPMSVPDDVGGLAFPLAPVVQPTSVTRVSARLRNVQPEVNLTQSYEALRRSKKSLDTEQAAGISDHHQGSVVVEDKFRHAELGLSSSSRPEPSLASLEHLQANGTTTTLEPVTQGTKGNSPSAATATVAACDEQLEEVCGNEPPPPTAGNQCQEDAIMSDREEISTSGNDKIDSVKLQMVKLTEGYGVPQLERLYTRMVKAVLETKKNKAKDHDKISAFEFLSKFAGNLANF; encoded by the exons ATGGAATCAAACGAAGGGATTAGAGCTGCTTCTGCTCCTGCTCCTGTAAGAGTAAGTGATAGGATAAGAAAAGCACCTAAAGCGTATGTGAATAGGTCTCTTATTTATTATTCTCCACATACTCTGAATCGTCGTCATAAGAAGAGTAAAAGTAAGACTAGAACTGCTGCTTCTCAAATTGCTAAGATGTTGAGGCCTGGTGCTGAGAGAAATCGTCTAACTAAT TCAGTTGGGACAAACCTTCGACGTTCTACCAGGAAGAGGAAGCGTTCAGGACAACTTCGAGGTTACCAAACAGATAGTTCTGCATCAGATGATGACCTAATG AGGCCAGCTGAGTTTCGTACGAGAAAAAGGGTTTCAAGGATAGCTAGTCAAGACGAGTTGTCACCCTCTCCGAGACGTAAAAAGGTGTCTGATGACAAAGGCATTCCTCGACGTGAAGGATTACGACCTCGACGTTCCAAAATGATGTCAAAACAACAACAGCCTTATGAAGGATTTGAAGATGGCCAGGATACTTCAGAAGAGCGGGTTGGTCAAGATGAAACAGAAAATGGCAATGATGTAGAGGATGTTGGTGATGGGGAGGAGGGGGAGGAGGAAGATGTCGATGATGAAgagggtgaagaagaagatgaagaagaagaggaggaggaagaagaagaagaagaagaagaagaacaggatGGGAGAAGGCGATATGATCTTCGCAATCGTGCAGAAGTTCGAAGGTTGTCCCCAGAGAAGGAAGGCAAACAAAGACAACGATCTCCTCGAAGAGTATTACATCAAGGAATGAGTACTAAGAGTAACAAGGATGTTAGAAGGGGTGGAAATCGAGTTCATAAACGCAATCGCGTAACCAGGGCTGAGGATTCAGATGACTCTCTTCTCGTGGATGAGCTTGATCAAGGACCCGCGATTCCCTGGCCACGTGGCGGAAATAGAAGTGGTGCACCATGGCTTTTAGGAGGGGGGCTAGATATGCATGGGGCAACATCCTGGGGGTTAAATGTGGCTGCTTCTGGTTGGGGTCATCAGAGTGATGCCTTTGCTTCATTGACTTCTGGAGTGCAAACTGCTGGACCAAGTTCAAAAGGAGGAGCAGATATTCAACCTTTACAAGTTGATGAAAGTGTAAGCTTTGATGACATAGGTGGACTTTCAGAATACATCGACTCTTTGAAAGAAATGGTCTTTTTCCCCTTGCTCTATCCGGATTTTTTTGCAAGTTACCACATCACACCTCCAAGAGGTGTTCTGCTGTGTGGCCCTCCTGGAACTGGAAAGACTCTGATTGCACGAGCGTTAGCCTCTGCCGCTTCAAAGGCTGGTCAGAAAGTGAGTTTTTACATGCGCAAGGGAGCTGATGTACTTAGCAAATGGGTCGGCGAGGCTGAGAGACAGCTTAAACTACTTTTCGAAGAAGCACAGAGGAATCAACCGTCTATTATCTTCTTTGATGAGATAGATGGCCTTGCTCCAGTTAGATCGAGCAAGCAAGAGCAGATCCACAATTCCATTGTATCAACTTTGCTCGCGTTAATGGATGGTCTTGATTCTCGTGGGCAAGTTGTTTTGATTGGAGCTACTAATAGGATTGACGCCATTGATGGAGCCCTACGTCGGCCTGGTCGGTTTGATCGGGAGTTCAACTTTTCTTTGCCTGGCCTTGAGGCACGTGCTGAAATATTAGACATTCACACACGCAAATGGGAGCAACCCCCTTCAAAGGAGCTAAAAACGGAACTTGCAGCTAGTTGTGTAGGTTATTGTGGTGCTGATTTGAAATCCCTTTGCACAGAAGCTGCTATTCAGGCTTTCCGTGAAAAATATCCTCAAGTTTACACCAGCGATGACAAGTTTTTGATTGATGTTGATTCAATTAAGGTTGAAAAATACCACTTCCTGCAGGCTATGTCAACAATTACTCCTGCTGCCCATAGAGGCTCTGTTGTACAGTCAAGGCCCTTGTCATTAGTAGTTGCACCTTGCTTACAGAGGCATCTCCAGAAAGTTATGGGTCATATATCTGAAGCTTTTCCTACTCTTGCAGCATCATCAGATACGATCAAGTTTTCTGTATTTTCATATGGTTCTGCAGTTCCTCTTGTGTATAGGCCTCGTGTTTTGATGTGTGGCGATGAAGGCGTAGGCCTG GACCATATCGGGCCTGCTGTTTTGCATGAACTGGAGAAGTTCCCTGTTCATTCTTTAGGGCTTCCTTCTCTTCTCTCTGACCCCAGTGCAAAAACACCGGAAGAAGCACTGGTGCATATATTTGGTGAAGCAAGGAGAACCCCACCCTCTATTTTGTATTTACCTCAATTCCAGCTTTGGTGGGAAACT GCACATGGTCAGCTTAAAGCAGTCCTGTTGTCTCTTTTAGAAGAGTTGCCAAGCGATTTCCCTATACTATTATTGGGGACATCATCTGTTCCACTCGATCAACTGGACGAAGAAGCTTCATCAGTTTTTGCTCCTCGTAATGT TTATCAACTGGAGAAACCAACATCCGAAGACAGATCTTTGTTCTTTGATCGGTTGGTTGAAGCTGTCGTCTCTATCTTGTCTGAAGGGACCACTAGCAAATCCGAAGAGCTAAAATCTCTTCCTGAACTTCCCAAGGTACCAAAGGCCCCAAGTGGTCCAAAAGCCTCGGAGCTCAAAGCCCAAGCAGAAGCGGAGCAGCATGCTCTTCGCCGTCTGCGAATGTGTCTTCGAGATGTTTGCAATCG GATTCTATATGATAAGCGCTTCAGTGCTTTTCACTATCCTGTCCTGGAGGAGGAGGCACCAAATTATCGGACCATAGTTCAAAATCCCATGGACGTGGCTACTCTGCTGCAGCGTGTAGACTGCGGGCAGTATATCACGTGTTCAGCATTTGCGGTAGATGTTGAACTGATTTTGACAAATGCAAAG GCTTACAATGGCGAAGATTACACTGGAGCTAGAATCGTTAGTAGAGCATACGAGCTTCGTGATGCA GTACAAGGCATGCTGTCACAGATGGACCCAGCATTGATCAAGTTCTGTGATAAGATTGCCTCCCAAGGGGGCCCAATGAGTGTGCCAGATGACGTTGGAGGCCTGGCTTTCCCACTTGCGCCCGTTGTGCAACCGACAAGTGTTACTAGAGTAAGTGCTCGACTCCGTAATGTCCAACCGGAAGTGAATCTGACTCAAAGCTACGAAGCATTAAGGCGCTCAAAGAAGAGTCTTGATACTGAACAAGCGG CTGGCATCAGCGATCATCATCAAGGTTCAGTAGTGGTTGAAGACAAATTTAGGCATGCAGAATTGGGCTTGTCATCATCATCAAGGCCAGAACCATCATTGGCATCCCTAGAACACCTCCAGGCAAATGGTACCACCACTACCTTGGAACCGGTAACTCAAGGGACTAAGGGAAATTCTCCTTCCGCTGCCACTGCCACTGTGGCTGCCTGTGATGAGCAGTTGGAAGAAGTTTGTGGGAACGAGCCTCCTCCTCCCACTGCAGGAAACCAGTGCCAGGAAGATGCTATCATGTCAGATAGAGAGGAGATCTCTACCAGCGGTAATGACAAAATCGACTCTGTGAAGCTGCAAATGGTGAAGCTCACTGAAGGCTACGGTGTTCCGCAGCTTGAAAGGCTTTACACACGTATGGTGAAAGCCGTGCTCGAAACCAAAAAGAACAAAGCGAAAGATCACGATAAGATTTCAGCTTTTGAGTTTCTGTCGAAGTTTGCTGGAAACCTTGCAAATTTCTGA